The Colletotrichum higginsianum IMI 349063 chromosome 2, whole genome shotgun sequence genome has a segment encoding these proteins:
- a CDS encoding Transmembrane amino acid transporter, protein MASRNPSTWDEYERGASPQRSVSIDSNAVAEDQSLLGEDDEGGYGAGSHGLRRRRSSVTRHLAAITDIGGVNSIRSFTRSWARAAGFAEVLPQRPSFVFAPDQVPIASGSNEALDYSRSHVESGSHPRTSLLRQHLEATPETGPSTSHQNGSSASLVDDGSVQNDFRDRERKAVEAEMSGAVYSGSSFGSGRRPSQSIFAVPPHLATPPLVGSYSSYRTYGTIEDVDSPSMAQAGELWRQQQEAGGNVPDGENMPILVKEVEQDGKIILTVEGQSTLPQTIFNSINVLIGVGLLSLPMGIKYAGWICGMTILAGSAAVTAYTAKLLAKCMDLDASLITFSDLAYISYGRNARIATSILFTLELLAACVALIVLFADSLTLLFPGFLSVNTWKLICSVIMIPLNFLPLRLLSFTSVIGIVCCFSSKYSRMSVLGSGLMYRVVVAILVIDGLIKPTTPGSLIEPATTYLFPANWGTLPLSFGLLMSPWGGHSVFPNIYRDMRHPHKYPRAVKTVFTSVYLLDAFTAVVGLLMYGDNVMDEITANILQTSGYPRALNFLLCVFIAIIPLTKIPLNARPIVATLEVLTGIHQQAVADSSAMVGRSATFRGIMKVAIRVVTVLVFLVISILFPAFDSIMAFMGSALCFTICVLLPLAFYVKLFSKEITPQEKLLCYVLMTISTILSVVGTVWAFLPKSLIGAE, encoded by the exons ATGGCCTCGAGAAACCCCTCCACATGGGACGAGTACGAACGGGGCGCATCCCCTCAGCGCTCCGTGAGCATCGACTCCAACGCCGTCGCTGAGGACCAGTCGCTCCTgggagaggacgacgagggtggcTACGGCGCCGGTTCTCATGGGCTTCGCCGCAGAAG GTCTTCAGTAACGCGACACCTCGCCGCCATTACAGACATTGGCGGCGTCAACAGTATTCGCTCCTTCACTCGAAGTTGGGCGCGTGCGGCGGGCTTTGCCGAGGTCTTGCCCCAACGACCATCCTTCGTCTTCGCGCCCGATCAGGTTCCCATTGCCTCGGGGTCGAACGAGGCGCTCGACTACTCCCGAAGCCATGTCGAGTCGGGCTCCCACCCGCGAACCTCGCTGCTCCGACAGCACCTCGAGGCTACACCCGAGACGGGGCCGAGCACCTCACACCAGAATGGCTCTTCCGCTTCACTTGTGGACGACGGCTCGGTCCAGAACGACTTCCGCGACAGAGAGCGCAAGGCGGTCGAGGCGGAGATGTCGGGCGCTGTCTACAGCGGCTCGAGCTTCGGTAGTGGCCGCCGTCCCTCGCAGTCCATCTTCGCAGTCCCGCCCCATTTGGCGACTCCGCCGCTGGTTGGCAGCTACAGCTCGTACAGAACGTATGGCACCATAGAGGATGTTGACTCGCCGTCAAtggcccaggccggcgagctgTGGCGTCAGCAACAAGAGGCAGGGGGCAACGTACCCGACGGAGAGAACATGCCCATTCTCGTGAAGGAGGTTGAGCAGGACGGAAAGATCATCTTGACTGTGGAAGGACAGTCCACGCTTCCTCAAACCATCTTCAATTCGATCAA CGTTCTAATCGGCGTCGGTCTCTTGAGTTTGCCGATGGGTATTAAGTATGCCGGGTGGATTTGCGGCATGACCATCCTGGCCGGTTCCGCGGCCGTAACCGCCTACACGGCGAAGCTTCTGGCCAAATGCATGGATCTTGACGCCAGCTTGATTACCTTCTCCGATCTAGCCTACATCTCGTACGGACGCAACGCGCGCATTGCCACCAGCATTCTCTTCACTCTCGAGCTGTTGGCTGCCTGTGTCGCCCTCATCGTTCTCTTCGCCGATTCTCTGACCCTGCTGTTCCCGGGTTTCTTGAGCGTAAACACCTGGAAGCTGATATGCTCCGTCATCATGATCCCTCTCAacttcctccccctccggTTGTTGAGTTTTACCAGCGTCATTGGCATTGTGTGCTGTTTCAGCAGTAAGTACAGTCGCATGTCTGTGTTGGGATCTGGGCTGATGTATCGGGTAGTTGTGGCGATTTTGGTGATTGATGGACTCATCAAACCGACAACACCTGGCTCGCTCATCGAGCCAGCCACGACGTATCTGTTCCCGGCGAACTGGGGCACATTGCCGTTGAGTTTCGGCCTGCTCATGAGCCCCTGGGGTGGCCACAGCGTATTCCCCAAC ATCTACAGAGATATGCGCCATCCTCACAAGTACCCTCGGGCCGTAAAGACGGTCTTCACGTCCGTG TACCTTCTCGACGCCTTCACGGCCGTTGTGGGTCTCCTCATGTATGGTGACAACGTCATGGATGAGATCACAGCCAACATCCTCCAGACGAGCGGGTATCCACGTGCGCTCAACTTCTTGTTGTGCGTTTTTATTGCCATCATTCCTCTGACCAAGATCCCGCTCAACGCCAGACCGATCGTTGCGACTCTGGAGGTGTTGACTGGCATCCACCAGCAGGCTGTTGCCGACAGCTCAGCCATGGTCGGCCGCTCCGCCACCTTCAGAGGCATCATGAAGGTAGCCATCAGAGTCGTGACCGTCTtggtcttcctcgtcatctccaTTTTGTTCCCAGCCTTCGACAGCATCATGGCGTTTATGGGCAGTGCCTTGTGCTTCACCATTTGCGTGCT TTTGCCTCTTGCGTTTTACGTAAAGCTATTCAGCAAGGAGATCACTCCGCAGGAAAAGCTCCTTTGCTACGTCCTGATGACCATTTCAACGATCCTGTCCGTGGTGGGTACGGTCTGGGCTTTCCTGCCGAAGAGTCTCATCGGCGCAGAATGA
- a CDS encoding WD domain-containing protein: MSMYPHRAMGAVPPNNSARLNELLDQIRTEFDTQLRQTEGYEHQIQSQVQEMQLVREKVYAMEQAQMNLKQKYEEEIAMLRRQLEGARGNAPPSIGGPPPHAGPSQQPPSITPGTGLFNGIMTGGGQAQLAPPPPPPPPQDQQMGPQHQMAQGPPGLPGPPPPPPQSQQPFPQYPQGPGGPVSNGLGSQPPQTTASPGPGRRGIGRPPAAVGPATPQINTPIPFPGTTQSPQVSHPTPDHARMGGPHAPPVGNALGDLDPDRLPPHSKKSGHDWFVIFNQHVPRMLDVDLVHTLAHESVVCCVRFSHDGKYVATGCNRSAQIYDVQSGEKLCVLQDDTVDITGDLYIRSVCFSPDGKYLATGAEDKLIRVWDIQSRQIRNTFSGHEQDIYSLDFARDGRTIASGSGDRTVRLWDIEQGTNTLTLTIEDGVTTVAISPDTKYVAAGSLDKSVRVWDIHQGYLLERLEGPDGHKDSVYSVAFSPNGRDLVSGSLDKTIKMWELSTPRGLPNPGPKGGRCVKTFEGHRDFVLSVALTPDAAWVMSGSKDRGVQFWDPRTGATQLMLQGHKNSVISVAPSPTGGYFATGSGDMRARIWSYRSVQ; the protein is encoded by the exons ATGTCCATGTATCCGCATCGCGCCATGGGCGCGGTGCCCCCCAACAACTCGGCCCGACTCAatgagctcctcgaccagATCAGAACCGAGTTCGACACGCAGCTGCGCCAGACCGAGGGCTACGAACACCAGA TCCAGTCTCAAGTTCAGGAGATGCAGCTGGTCAGAGAAAAAGTGTACGCGATGGAGCAGGCGCAGATGAATCTGAAGCAAAA GTACGAGGAAGAGATTGCTATGCTCCGCCGCCAACTCGAGGGAGCTCGCGGGAACGCGCCTCCTAGCATCGGCGGACCTCCCCCCCACGCCGGACCGTCGCAACAGCCCCCCTCCATCACTCCCGGTACTGGACTCTTCAACGGCATCATGACGGGTGGTGGCCAGGCTCAGttggcccctccccctcctccccctccgccccaGGACCAGCAAATGGGCCCGCAGCATCAGATGGCACAGGGTCCTCCGGGTCTAcccggcccgccgccgccgccgcctcagTCGCAGCAGCCCTTCCCGCAATACCCCCAAGGTCCCGGTGGTCCCGTCTCCAACGGCCTTGGCTCTCAACCTCCTCAGACGACAGCGTCTCCCGGCCCCGGCAGGCGCGGAATCGGACGACCCCCTGCGGCTGTTGGCCCGGCCACTCCCCAGATCAACACTCCGATTCCCTTTCCCGGCACCACTCAATCGCCTCAAGTTAGCCACCCGACCCCTGATCACGCGCGCATGGGCGGCCCCCACGCTCCTCCTGTGGGAAACGCTCTTGGCGATCTCGACCCTGATCGCCTGCCTCCCCATTCTAAGAAATCGGGTCACGACTGGTTCGTTATCTTCAACCAACATGTTCCTCGGATGCTTGACGTCGATCTGGTTCACACTCTTGCGCACGAGAGCGTTGTCTGCTGTGTGCGCTTCAGCCATGATGGCAAGTACGTGGCCACTGGTTGCAACCGATCCGCGCAGATTTACGACGTCCAGTCCGGCGAGAAGCTGTGCGTTCTCCAGGATGACACTGTCGACATCACGGGCGATCTTTACATCCGCAGCGTCTGCTTCAGTCCCGACGGCAAGTATCTTGCCACTGGTGCTGAGGACAAGTTGATTAGA GTCTGGGATATCCAATCTCGGCAGATTCGCAACACTTTCTCCGGCCATGAGCAAGATATCTACTCGCTCGACTTCGCCCGCGACGGTCGGACGATTGCTTCCGGAAGTGGCGACCGGACCGTCCGTCTCTGGGATATCGAGCAGGGCACCAACACCCTTACCTTAACCATTGAAGACGGTGTCACGACTGTCGCCATCTCACCTGATACCAAGTATGTGGCTGCCGGCTCTCTTGACAAGAGCGTCCGTGTTTGGGACATTCACCAGGGCTACCTCCTGGAGCGTCTGGAGGGGCCTGATGGTCACAAGGATAGTGTGTACAGTGTTGCCTTCTCTCCCAATGGCAGAGACCTGGTCAGTGGTAGTCTGGACAAGACTATCAAGATGTGGGAGCTTAGCACGCCTCGGGGCCTGCCCAACCCCGGACCTAAGGGCGGACGCTGCGTCAAGACCTTCGAAGGCCACAGA GATTTCGTTCTCTCCGTCGCTCTGACCCCCGATGCCGCCTGGGTCATGTCTGGTTCCAAGGACCGTGGTGTGCAATTCTGGGACCCTCGTACTGGCGCCACGCAGTTGATGCTCCAGGGACACAAGAACAGCGTAATCTCCGTTGCGCCCAGCCCGACGGGAGGCTACTTTGCCACCGGCTCAGGTGACATGCGGGCACGCATCTGGTCTTACCGAAGTGTCCAGTAG
- a CDS encoding Serine threonine protein yields the protein MACLRDNFQNGVLLDGRYKTISPLNHGSFGMVFMAKDIKTDDTVAIKCLTKKEAADDIGFDFAIDEKSEELVLHRHLGSHPNIVNLLNTFETESHLYLVLEFCPQGDLYEAIRNGQGPLETEHVRQFMLQLVDAVDYIHSKGVFHRDIKPENIFLTKSGDMKLGDFGLATTENWTLENTVGSDRYMSPEQYDSAGAGYSPAQADIWAIGICLLNILFSRNPFTTPTEADPLFLDFSRDKQSLFDVFPSMSQDTYEVIAQCMSLDPKKRSLVGARAALQRVVSFTTTEEDDDDFCCAERHVMASANREPLRTPSIQSPQVDQGAFPWAKALHTTPPKPIRQLSAIADDESYTEDLFSKSGETSDWFSSAQTPSISSTLNSSLGASMKSLHIGRPMKAAPRPIPKVSPMAGSLPINMTKPRSNLSSMSLVFGRKDVVSKSWSDMWDEDEEEEEAEAERERQMQSLKDLNSRTWSHDSKLDDQDDCDTVDATPIATTPQRSHHDSHKLIHNDIDSDHAADGFFFQQSSPPKPKPMVTTSQSPPKRDNLDKWSALGQRRRGLTGSLYSQMSPEFPRQKTIGLSYNSYAAGVSDHTGHHITHNTHNKSPKEKVKDCPWNKGRDWNYWRREKRNDLADVEWVGGWQEAHS from the coding sequence ATGGCATGCTTGAGAGACAACTTTCAGAATGGCGTCTTGCTTGATGGTCGGTATAAGACCATCTCTCCTCTCAACCATGGCTCATTTGGCATGGTCTTCATGGCCAAGGACATCAAAACCGATGACACTGTCGCCATCAAGTGCTTGACTAAGAAGGAAGCCGCTGATGACATCGGTTTCGACTTCGCTATCGACGAAAAGTCGGAGGAACTTGTTCTCCACCGCCACCTTGGATCGCACCCCAACATCGTCAACCTCCTCAACACCTTCGAGACCGAATCTCACCTCTACCTTGTCCTCGAGTTTTGTCCTCAGGGTGACCTGTACGAGGCCATTCGCAATGGTCAGGGACCACTCGAGACCGAACATGTTCGACAGTTCATGTTGCAGCTCGTGGATGCTGTCGACTACATCCACTCCAAGGGTGTCTTTCACCGAGATATCAAGCCGGAGAACATTTTCCTGACAAAGTCTGGTGATATGAAGCTCGGCGACTTTGGACTGGCGACGACTGAGAACTGGACCTTGGAGAACACCGTCGGCAGCGACCGCTACATGTCCCCGGAGCAGTACGACTCTGCCGGTGCCGGTTACTCCCCTGCCCAAGCGGACATTTGGGCCATCGGCATCTGCCTACTCAACATACTCTTTTCCCGAAACCCGTTCACCACCCCAACCGAGGCGGACCCTCTCTTCTTAGACTTCTCGAGGGACAAGCAGTCGCTCTTCGACGTCTTCCCATCCATGTCGCAGGACACGTACGAGGTGATTGCCCAGTGCATGAGCTTGGACCCTAAGAAGAGGTCTCTTGTTGGTGCCCGAGCTGCCCTACAGCGTGTCGTTAgcttcaccaccaccgaggaagacgacgatgacttCTGCTGCGCCGAGCGTCACGTCATGGCCAGCGCCAACCGTGAGCCTCTTCGCACGCCCTCAATCCAGAGCCCCCAGGTCGACCAGGGTGCCTTCCCTTGGGCCAAGGCCCTGCACACCACGCCCCCCAAGCCCATTCGCCAGCTTagcgccatcgccgacgacgagagctACACTGAGGACTTGTTTTCCAAGTCAGGTGAGACTTCGGACTGGTTCAGCTCTGCCCAGACGCCGTCCATCTCTTCCACGCTCAACTCTAGCCTTGGTGCGTCGATGAAGTCGCTCCACATCGGTCGACCCATGAAGGCGGCGCCTCGTCCCATCCCCAAGGTCTCGCCCATGGCCGGGTCCCTCCCCATCAACATGACCAAGCCTCGAAGCAACTTGTCTTCCATGTCCTTGGTCTTTGGCCGTAAGGATGTCGTCTCCAAGAGCTGGAGTGACATgtgggacgaggacgaggaggaggaagaggcggaggcggagcgCGAGAGGCAAATGCAGTCTCTTAAGGACCTTAACTCGAGGACCTGGAGTCACGACAGCAAGCTGGATGATCAGGACGACTGCGACACGGTGGATGCTACCCCCATTGCGACTACCCCTCAGCGTTCTCATCACGACAGCCACAAGTTGATCCACAACGACATTGACAGCGACCACGCTGCTGACGGATTCTTCTTTCAACAATCGTCTCCACCAAAGCCGAAGCCAATGGTGACCACTTCTCAATCACCCCCTAAGCGGGACAATCTCGACAAATGGTCTGCCTTGGGTCAGCGTCGTCGCGGGCTCACAGGCTCGTTATACTCGCAAATGTCACCCGAGTTTCCTCGACAAAAAACAATCGGACTGAGCTACAACTCTTATGCAGCGGGAGTTTCGGACCACACTGGACATCACATCACTCACAACACTCACAACAAATCACCTAAGGAAAAGGTCAAGGATTGCCCCTGGAACAAGGGCAGAGATTGGAATTACTGGCGCAGGGAGAAGCGCAATGATCTCGCAGATGTCGAGTGGGTTGGCGGCTGGCAGGAAGCACATTCCTAG
- a CDS encoding Ribosomal L28e family protein: MAATLPNVSSDLIWEVVRSQNAFLVNRNDAGGLQLSRDPLNLVNKHSRKYAGFVNDKAIGVVPNEKGGVKVISKNQKNGNKPAQGTTEVTYGGNKSARKTYSAVARQAAAGGYRADLREAAVQRVSAIRRSQRPVKATPEKKLRGPKAKKATETEA, translated from the exons ATGGCCGCCACTCTGCCCAACGTTTCCTCGGACCTGATCTGGGAGGTCGTCC GCAGCCAGAATGCGTTCCTGGTCAACCGCAACGACGCCGGCGGTCTCCAGCTCTCCCGCGACCCCCTCAACCTGGTCAACAAGCACTCCCGCAAG TACGCTGGCTTCGTCAACGACAAG GCCATCGGCGTTGTCCCCAACGAGAAGGGCGGTGTCAAGGTGATCAGCAAGAACCAGAAGAACGGCAACAAGCCTGCCCAGGGCACCACTGAGGTTACCTACGGCGGTAACAAGTCCGCGCGCAA GACCTACTCCGCTGTTGCCCGTcaggctgccgccggcggctaCCGTGCCGACctccgcgaggccgccgtccagcGTGTCTCCGCTATCCGCCGCTCCCAGCGCCCCGTGAAGGCCACCCCCGAGAAGAAGCTTCGCGGccccaaggccaagaaggccaccGAGACTGAGGCATAA
- a CDS encoding C-5 sterol desaturase, which produces MDVVLEVVDTFVGDRLYAALLPAHAAPYDFPHQAANATAQPLSTWQYKPSTHVLYLEPSEAAYMSAWPRDNIFRQSMSLFLITWIFGVLNYFVFATLSYMFIFDKKTFNHPKFLNNQIRLEMKQANKAMPVMAVCTALTFVAEVRGFSRLYDASEDGPGRWYDWAQFPFFILFTDLCIYWVHRWLHLPLVYKHLHKPHHKWIIPSPYASHAFHPLDGFAQSVPYHVYPMLFPLNKLAYVALFVFINFWTILIHDGEYITDNPIINGSACHTAHHLYFNYNYGQFTTLWDRLGGSYREPDLAWFNKNTKMSQETWESNMKEMEDIRKKVEGNDDRQYVTAETKKEK; this is translated from the exons ATGGACGTCGTTCTGGAGGTGGTCGACACCTTCGTCGGCGACAGGCTCTATGCCGCTCTCCTGCCCGCTCATGCTGCGCCATATGACTTCCCCCACCAGGCCGCTAACGCCACGGCGCAACCACTCTCGACATGGCAGTACAAGCCCTCAACACACGTGCTATACCTCGAGCCCTCTGAGGCGGCGTACATGAGTGCCTGGCCTAGAGATAACATATTTCGCCAGTCTATGTCCCTCTTTCTCATCACTTG GATCTTTGGAGTCCTCAACTACTTCGTTTTCGCGACTCTCTCTTACATGTTCATTTTTGACAAAAAGACCTTCAACCACCCCAAGTTCCTCAATAACCAGATCCGCCTCGAGATGAAGCAGGCCAACAAGGCCATGCCCGTCATGGCTGTCTGCACCGCCCTCAccttcgtcgccgaggtaCGCGGCTTCTCCAGGCTCTACGACGCCTCCGAGGACGGTCCGGGGCGCTGGTACGACTGGGCACAGTTCCCGTTCTTCATTCTCTTCACCGACCTGTGCATCTACTGGGTTCACCGCTGGCTGCACCTCCCCCTCGTCTACAAGCACCTCCACAAGCCGCACCACAAGTGGATCATTCCCTCGCCATATGCCAGCCACGCCTTCCACCCTCTGGACGGCTTCGCCCAATCCGTCCCTTACCACGTCTATCCCATGTTGTTCCCCTTGAACAAGCTGGCCTACGTGGCCCTGTTTGTCTTCATCAACTTCTGGACCATCCTCATCCACGACGGCGAGTACATCACCGACAACCCCATCATCAACGGCTCCGCGTGCCATACCGCCCACCACCTGTACTTCAA TTACAACTACGGTCAGTTCACGACGCTCTGGGACCGTCTCGGGGGCAGCTACAGAGAGCCCGACCTCGCCTGGTTCAACAAGAACACCAAGATGTCTCAGGAGACGTGGGAGTCCAATatgaaggagatggaggacaTCCGGAAGAAAGTCGAGGGCAACGACGACCGCCAGTACGTCACCGCCGAAACGAAGAAAGAGAAATGa